In one Halosolutus amylolyticus genomic region, the following are encoded:
- a CDS encoding MarR family transcriptional regulator produces the protein MTDQKSCMRCHAQWMSIVDERILEFLAENGARQPSQIADELAEQGMVYNPKYVGRRCRELADRGLIDNFGNGIYASSEKGERYLEGEIRLADGA, from the coding sequence GTGACAGACCAGAAGTCCTGTATGCGCTGTCACGCCCAGTGGATGTCGATCGTCGACGAGCGCATTCTGGAGTTCCTGGCCGAGAACGGGGCACGACAGCCGAGCCAGATCGCAGACGAACTCGCGGAGCAGGGGATGGTGTACAACCCGAAATACGTCGGTCGACGGTGTCGCGAACTCGCGGATCGCGGACTGATCGACAACTTCGGCAACGGCATCTACGCCTCGAGCGAGAAAGGGGAACGGTATCTCGAGGGAGAGATTCGTCTCGCGGATGGCGCGTAG
- a CDS encoding nitrous oxide reductase accessory protein NosL, which produces MDERTASFGTDRRPTRRTVLGGLGAGALGAVAGCLGGDETDDAPDPISIDDEQGCDNCTMVIGNYPGPAGQAHYEDPTEVLDDDEDRPAQFCSSLCTYAFTLDQDVDPTVSYLTDYSTVEYGIEEGDEGPVISRHLEADGFGDRSDLTLIADSDVGGAMGASLVPFSDEDDAAAFQEEHGGDSYADDEVTQELIMSLM; this is translated from the coding sequence ATGGACGAACGAACCGCATCGTTCGGTACCGATCGAAGACCGACCCGACGAACCGTGCTGGGCGGACTCGGGGCCGGCGCGCTCGGAGCGGTCGCCGGCTGCCTCGGCGGGGACGAGACGGACGACGCGCCCGACCCGATCAGCATCGACGATGAACAGGGGTGTGACAACTGCACGATGGTCATCGGGAACTATCCCGGCCCGGCCGGGCAGGCACACTACGAGGACCCGACGGAAGTGCTCGACGACGACGAGGACCGCCCGGCCCAGTTCTGTAGTTCGCTGTGTACGTACGCGTTCACCCTCGACCAGGACGTCGATCCCACGGTCAGCTACCTGACGGACTACTCGACGGTCGAGTACGGCATCGAGGAGGGCGACGAGGGCCCCGTGATCTCCCGTCACCTCGAGGCCGACGGGTTCGGGGACCGGTCGGACCTGACGCTGATCGCCGACAGCGACGTGGGCGGTGCCATGGGGGCCTCGCTCGTGCCGTTCAGCGACGAGGACGACGCCGCGGCGTTCCAGGAGGAACACGGCGGCGACAGCTACGCGGATGACGAGGTCACGCAGGAACTCATCATGTCGCTGATGTAA
- the arcS gene encoding archaeosine synthase subunit alpha — protein MTEYFEVHARDGAARVGELRLESSRPTPALVDDVLEDAGSLWAADRELPEGDESALTVLPHRAFPGGTAAEVQESFAVDYPDVDYPSVAVVSSEGADDCGTDAYALSDVQSVTGHGAALVEAVVTVREAIPTDTALYFSGVATPRNVALLAYAGVDLFDETAAAVKGTEGRYLTTDEAYFLEDLEELPCSCPACQTPREEFTREDCVEHNVNTLRAELGIVRRRIRDGRLRDYVEGQARHDQWLTAAMRELDAQWGYLEERTPILRDAQIDAATGDTLRRVEIQRFADRVTTRYHNRFDNPLVLVPCSATKPYSESQSHRQFHDAIQWRGHLVSMTSPIGVVPQELETTYPAQHYDTVVTGRWSEDEKRFVSEVLQRYLQRNEYPSIVAHVPDEGYRDIVERVEDDLDLEITYTVPEGGHPTDDESISNLSEALAGELKYSKRDREHNTVRAIADYLLGDGAGDDLFEDIQTTSRYPKIQVRDREDTQLATMVPQYGTLSFTLEGAKRWVDSDAPTKRVEIDGFVPHGSVLAPGVVDADEDIRVGDEVVVEGPKAFGVGRAEMFGREMRESTRGIACEIRHVEEK, from the coding sequence ATGACCGAGTACTTCGAAGTACACGCACGCGACGGGGCCGCGCGCGTGGGCGAACTTCGCCTCGAGTCGTCCCGGCCGACGCCCGCGCTCGTCGACGACGTTCTCGAGGACGCGGGGTCGCTCTGGGCGGCCGATCGCGAGCTTCCCGAGGGCGACGAGTCGGCGCTGACCGTCCTGCCCCACCGGGCGTTCCCCGGCGGCACCGCCGCGGAGGTACAGGAATCCTTCGCCGTCGACTATCCGGACGTCGACTACCCGAGCGTCGCCGTCGTCTCGAGCGAGGGCGCCGACGACTGCGGCACCGACGCCTACGCGCTCTCGGACGTCCAGTCCGTGACGGGCCACGGCGCGGCGCTCGTCGAGGCCGTCGTGACCGTCCGCGAGGCAATCCCCACCGACACCGCCCTCTACTTCTCGGGCGTCGCGACGCCGCGGAACGTCGCCCTGCTCGCCTACGCCGGCGTCGACCTGTTCGACGAGACTGCGGCCGCCGTGAAGGGCACCGAGGGCCGGTACCTCACGACCGACGAGGCGTACTTCCTCGAGGATCTTGAGGAGTTGCCCTGTTCCTGCCCGGCCTGCCAGACGCCCCGCGAGGAGTTCACTCGCGAGGACTGCGTCGAGCACAACGTCAACACCCTCCGGGCGGAACTGGGGATCGTCCGCCGCCGCATCCGTGACGGCCGGCTTCGCGACTACGTGGAGGGCCAGGCCCGCCACGACCAGTGGCTCACCGCCGCGATGCGGGAACTGGACGCCCAGTGGGGCTACCTCGAAGAGCGGACGCCGATCCTGCGCGACGCGCAGATCGACGCCGCGACCGGGGATACCCTCCGACGGGTCGAGATCCAGCGGTTCGCCGATCGCGTCACCACCCGCTATCACAACCGGTTCGACAACCCGCTCGTGCTGGTCCCGTGTTCGGCGACGAAACCCTACAGCGAGTCCCAGAGCCACCGCCAGTTCCACGACGCGATCCAGTGGCGCGGCCACCTCGTCTCGATGACCAGCCCGATCGGCGTCGTCCCGCAAGAACTCGAGACGACCTACCCCGCTCAGCACTACGACACCGTGGTCACGGGGCGCTGGTCCGAAGACGAGAAGCGGTTCGTGAGCGAGGTCCTCCAGCGGTACCTCCAGCGCAACGAGTACCCGTCGATCGTCGCCCACGTCCCCGACGAGGGCTACCGCGACATCGTCGAACGGGTCGAAGACGACCTGGATCTCGAGATCACCTACACCGTTCCCGAGGGCGGCCACCCCACCGACGACGAGTCGATCTCGAACCTCTCCGAGGCGCTCGCGGGCGAACTGAAGTACTCCAAGCGCGACCGCGAACACAACACCGTCCGCGCGATCGCGGACTACCTGCTCGGTGACGGCGCGGGCGACGACCTCTTCGAGGACATCCAGACCACCAGCCGCTACCCGAAGATCCAGGTTCGCGATCGCGAGGACACCCAGCTCGCGACGATGGTGCCCCAGTACGGCACCCTCTCCTTTACGCTCGAGGGTGCGAAGCGGTGGGTCGACAGCGACGCTCCCACGAAGCGCGTCGAGATCGACGGCTTCGTTCCCCACGGGAGCGTCCTCGCGCCCGGCGTCGTCGACGCCGACGAGGACATCCGCGTGGGCGACGAGGTCGTCGTCGAGGGGCCGAAGGCGTTCGGCGTCGGCCGCGCCGAGATGTTCGGCCGCGAGATGCGAGAGAGCACGCGCGGGATCGCCTGCGAGATTCGCCACGTCGAGGAGAAGTAG
- a CDS encoding TRAM domain-containing protein: MIWATAIALGVLATVLFASWLIRRFRGGRSSEQRESWERHREAQERDPPVEIGDVRTVAIEEFTTHHSGERQAVCKVEGFVVFVEDLPGGLAETDVIRAKILSFNRGHTSATATFVDRA; the protein is encoded by the coding sequence ATGATCTGGGCAACGGCGATCGCGCTCGGCGTGCTCGCGACGGTGCTGTTCGCGTCGTGGCTGATCAGACGGTTCCGCGGCGGCCGCTCCAGCGAGCAGCGGGAGTCCTGGGAGCGCCACCGGGAGGCCCAGGAACGCGATCCGCCGGTCGAGATCGGCGACGTCCGGACGGTCGCGATCGAGGAGTTCACCACCCACCACTCCGGCGAACGCCAGGCCGTCTGCAAGGTCGAGGGGTTCGTCGTCTTCGTCGAGGACCTGCCCGGCGGACTCGCCGAGACAGACGTGATCCGGGCCAAGATCCTCTCGTTTAACCGCGGCCACACCTCCGCGACGGCGACGTTCGTCGATCGGGCCTGA
- a CDS encoding HalOD1 output domain-containing protein, which translates to MGEDATLETDEPASHAVIRVVAAYTNRPPIDLKPLHDVIDVDALDALVSHAGDCVVRFRYEGLRVVVTGDGIAVTGE; encoded by the coding sequence GTGGGGGAAGACGCAACACTCGAGACGGACGAACCGGCCAGCCACGCCGTAATTCGCGTCGTCGCCGCGTACACGAACCGACCGCCGATCGACCTGAAGCCGTTACACGACGTCATCGACGTCGACGCGCTCGACGCGCTGGTGTCCCACGCGGGCGACTGCGTCGTTCGATTCCGGTACGAGGGCCTTCGCGTCGTCGTGACCGGCGACGGGATCGCCGTGACCGGCGAGTAG